The following are from one region of the Corylus avellana chromosome ca1, CavTom2PMs-1.0 genome:
- the LOC132167487 gene encoding uncharacterized protein LOC132167487, which translates to MGGEETVKQLEDCSVSNALGTWVFSVAGALLAIPVGIKRKSLAPLVFFGTTGTMLDIIMGITACEREHAERQMKLLEARNSAAEASLAETAADS; encoded by the exons ATGGGAGGCGAAGAGACTGTCAAGCAGCTCGAAGACTGCTCAGTTTCCAA CGCACTAGGCACATGGGTTTTTTCAGTGGCAGGGGCTTTGCTAGCAATTCCAGTGGGTATAAAACGGAAATCTCTAGCACCCCTTGTGTTCTTTGGCACAACTGGTACCATGCTTGATATTATCATGGGAATCACTGCTTGTGAAAGAGAACATGCGGAACGCCAAATGAAGCTATTAGAAGCTCGAAATTCTGCAGCTGAAGCTTCTCTTGCCGAGACAGCAGCGGATTCCTGA
- the LOC132180335 gene encoding DIS3-like exonuclease 2, with protein sequence MRGVVQQSVVETSAVNCDGDKEKKKKRRSNRRSKQTPPASVDGIRGEASECMGDGRTCNAVPASLSNSSSKQQVVYMHHPNENGLTGVSNVAFYSMPTMHISEQADSVELLSIPNQCVSDFGRRAFSLSCSEPLACGLPGTFTNKDLFPLPHIEGSRKKYFDPHWSMEAVNEALKKGDAFRALFRVNAYNKVEAYCKIDGVPTDVLVSGFAAQNRAVEGDIVVVKVDRLSLWTRMKGSIGLCNNAPQVEDCNLLLEDSDVASDSYKGKSKIEADCEYFRYRSCPFPEKKKLSYGDGETVHFDPIIPASCNTVDGNFPTASDSSHVDSSSGQNEVITPVGRMCALISSFSSKRPTGRIVAIIERSPRRDAIVGYLNVKQWFSSREFCRKDVKKNKSSLSLSDREYIHLTPNDPKFPKMIVLVKGLPDCIRQRLEKGDSTVEMELVAARIDDWDEESLVPQAHILHTFGRGSELEPQINAILFENAIRSSEFSPELLSSLPHIPWEVPPEEFQSRRDLRNLCIFTIDPSNATDLDDALSIEKLSNGNFRVGVHIADVSYFVLPDTALDIEAQIRSASVYMFQHKLPMLPPLLSENLGSLSPGVDRLAFSIFLDINYAGDVVNRWIGRTVIHSCCKLSYGHAQDIIDGIFNVDSSNIIENGYPQLHGHFEWPDVIRSVKSLHDVSKILKEKRFSDGALRLESTKVVFQFDAYGIPFDIMLCEQKESNFLVEEFMLLVNRTAAEIISRAFPNSALLRRHPEPNMRKLREFEAFCCKHGLELDTSSGRFNQSLEQIKEKLKDDAVLFDILISYASRPMQLATYFCSGDLNVGEKDWGHYALAIPLYTHFTSPLRRYADIIVHRTLAAAIEAEELYLKHQGTSHKLSRGDEVARRCFTGIQFDRDAAESLEGKEALSVAALKHRVPCTELLAGVAAYCNKRKLASRNVKDACEKLCMWVLLKKNEILFSEARVLGLGPRFMSIYIQKLAMERRIYYDEVESLTVEWLEATSTLVLNLCPNKHSSRRGSPGRWKPLEDVAFVVRPYDLEIEPGVFEGSSNEQVGDAGFVAQNLEPVCKSDITNTEVDPGVFPLTVHLLSTIPVSLHAVGGDDGPIDIGVKLYMSSYLR encoded by the exons ATGAGGGGCGTCGTTCAGCAATCTGTGGTTGAAACGTCTGCGGTGAATTGCGATGGTgacaaggagaagaagaagaagcgccGATCTAATCGCCGATCTAAGCAAACCCCTCCTGCTtcag TGGATGGAATACGTGGGGAAGCATCAGAGTGCATGGGAGATGGTAGAACATGTAATGCTGTACCTGCATCCTTGAGTAATTCGTCATCTAAGCAGCAAGTAGTGTACATGCATCATCCAAATGAGAATGGATTAACTGGAGTATCCAATGTTGCTTTCTATTCCATGCCAACAATGCATATCAGTGAACAAGCGGACTCCGTGGAGTTGCTAAGCATACCAAATCAGTGTGTATCTGATTTTGGTAGAAGAGCGTTTTCACTATCTTGCTCTGAACCACTTGCTTGTGGATTACCTGGGACATTTACAAACAAGGATCTGTTTCCTTTACCTCACATTGAGGGTTCtcgaaaaaaatattttgatccACACTGGTCCATGGAGGCTGTTAATGAGGCATTAAAG AAAGGCGATGCTTTTAGAGCTTTGTTTCGTGTCAATGCTTACAATAAAGTTGAG GCTTATTGCAAAATTGATGGGGTACCAACAGATGTTCTAGTTAGTGGATTTGCAGCCCAGAATAGAGCT GTGGAAGGAGACATTGTAGTGGTGAAGGTCGATCGTTTGTCATTATGGACCCGGATGAAAGGGTCAATTGGGTTATGTAACAATGCCCCACAGGTGGAAGATTGTAACTTGCTCCTGGAAGATAGTGATGTTGCTAGTGATAGCTATAAAGGTAAAAGTAAGATAGAGGCAGATTGTGAGTATTTCCGATATAGAAGTTGCCCCTTTCCTGAGAAGAAGAAGCTTTCTTATGGTGATGGTGAAACTGTTCACTTTGACCCGATTATACCAGCTAGTTGTAATACTGTTGATGGAAATTTCCCCACTGCTTCAGATTCTTCACATGTAGATTCTTCCAGTGGGCAAAATGAAGTTATCACTCCAGTGGGGAGGATGTGTGCTTTGATTAGTTCATTCTCGTCAAAACGACCAACTGGCAGAATTGTTGCCATAATTGAGAGGTCGCCCCGTCGAGATGCTATTGTTGGTTATCTTAATGTTAAGCAGTGGTTTTCTTCCCGTGAGTTCTGCAGAAAAGACGTAAAGAAGAACAAGAGTTCATTGTCATTATCTGATCGTGAGTATATACACCTGACTCCAAATGAtcctaaatttccaaaaatgaTAGTCCTCGTCAAGGGCTTGCCAGACTGTATCAGGCAAAGATTGGAGAAGGGTGATTCAACAGTTGAAATGGAGCTGGTAGCTGCGCGAATTGATGACTGGGATGAAGAAAGTCTTGTTCCACAAGCACATATATTGCATACATTTGGACGGGGAAGTGAATTAGAGCCCCAGATCAatgcaattttatttgaaaatgcgaTTCGTTCATCTGAATTTTCTCCTGAATTACTGTCAAGCCTTCCACATATTCCTTGGGAGGTGCCACCTGAGGAATTTCAAAGTAGAAGAGATCTTAGAAATTTGTGCATATTTACTATTGACCCTTCCAATGCAACTGATCTTGATGATGCTCTCTCCATTGAAAAATTGTCCAATGGCAATTTTAGAGTAGGAGTCCACATTGCTGATGTGTCGTATTTTGTTTTACCTGACACAGCTTTAGACATAGAAGCTCAGATTCGATCAGCGAGTGTCTACATGTTTCAACATAAATTACCAATGTTGCCCCCACTGCTCTCAGAGAATCTAGGTTCGCTTAGTCCAGGAGTAGATAGACTtgcattttctattttcttggaCATCAACTATGCTGGGGATGTTGTAAATCGCTGGATTGGCCGTACTGTGATACACTCTTGTTGCAAGCTTTCATATGGACACGCGCAGGACATTATTGATGGAATATTTAATGTGGATAGTTCTAACATCATTGAAAATGGCTATCCCCAGCTGCATGGCCATTTTGAGTGGCCTGATGTAATTAGATCTGTTAAAAGCCTCCATGATGTTTCCAAAATTTTGAAGGAGAAGAGGTTTAGTGATGGGGCTTTACGGCTGGAAAGCACCAaagttgtttttcaatttgatgcctATGGTATTCCTTTTGATATTATGCTTTGTGAACAGAAGGAGTCAAACTTCTTGGTTGAGGAGTTTATGCTTTTGGTAAATAGGACAGCTGCTGAAATCATATCTAGAGCTTTCCCTAATAGTGCATTACTGCGGAGGCATCCTGAACCTAATATGCGGAAGCTCAGAGAGTTTGAAGCATTTTGTTGTAAGCATGGTCTGGAATTGGACACTTCTTCTGGCCGGTTTAATCAGTCACTAGAGCAAATCAAGGAAAAGCTCAAGGATGATGCTGTGCTGTTTgatattcttatttcttatgcTTCAAGGCCAATGCAATTGGCTACATACTTTTGTAGTGGAGATTTAAATGTCGGTGAAAAGGATTGGGGTCATTATGCACTGGCTATTCCTCTCTATACTCATTTTACTTCACCACTGCGTCGGTATGCTGATATTATAGTACACCGGACACTGGCTGCAGCCATAGAAGCTGAGGAGTTGTATTTGAAACATCAAGGAACATCGCACAAACTTAGCAGGGGAGATGAAGTGGCAAGAAGATGTTTCACTGGTATTCAGTTTGATAGAGATGCTGCTGAATCCCTGGAAGGTAAGGAAGCATTGTCAGTTGCAGCACTAAAGCACAGAGTTCCCTGCACTGAATTACTTGCAGGTGTTGCTGCTTATTGCAATAAGAGAAAGTTGGCAAGTAGGAATGTTAAGGATGCCTGTGAGAAACTCTGCATGTGGGTCCTTCTAAAGAAAAATGAG ATTTTATTTTCAGAAGCAAGAGTATTGGGTCTTGGGCCAAGATTCATGTCCATTTATATTCAAAAGCTAGCT ATGGAGCGGCGGATATATTACGATGAAGTTGAAAGCTTGACTGTAGAATGGCTGGAGGCTACATCCACATTGGTGCTTAATTTATGTCCCAACAAACATTCGTCTAGGAGAGGTAGCCCTGGGAGATGGAAGCCACTTGAAGATGTTGCATTTGTAGTAAGACCATATGATTTGGAAATTGAACCAGGGGTGTTTGAAGGGAGTTCTAATGAACAAGTAGGAGATGCTGGTTTTGTTGCTCAGAATCTGGAGCCCGTTTGCAAATCGGACATTACAAATACTGAAGTTGATCCTGGAGTTTTCCCTCTTACTGTGCATCTCCTTTCAACAATTCCTGTATCACTTCATGCAGTAGGTGGGGATGATGGACCCATTGATATTGGGGTGAAGCTGTACATGAGCTCATACTTAAGGTAA
- the LOC132162255 gene encoding uncharacterized protein LOC132162255, giving the protein MKGIGGPLLCIGDLLSDLGESDGADPPHHHETPLSSSSSSISSPIDTPQAQALDLTKLFQEDYDRLNEALSGTDHSWTALTLKLCSALENANKLVHSTNANVRLLSEKVGELEKVVKRGDSALASAKAIHHVCLNQKQGLFSGSENTR; this is encoded by the exons ATGAAAGGAATAGGAGGGCCGCTTCTATGCATAGGCGATCTGCTCAGCGATCTTGGAGAATCGGACGGTGCTGATCCTCCACACCACCATGAAACCCCTCTCTCATCGTCTTCCTCTTCCATTTCCAGCCCCATTGACACCCCTCAAGCGCAAGCATTGGACCTCACCAAGCTCTTCCAG GAAGACTATGACCGCTTGAATGAGGCGCTCTCTGGCACAGACCACTCATGGACGGCTCTAACCCTAAAG ttATGCTCTGCTCTGGAAAATGCAAACAAATTGGTCCATTCCACCAACGCAAATGTGAGGCTGCTGTCAGAGAAGGTTGGAGAGCTCGAGAAAGTAGTCAAGAGAGGAGACTCTGCCTTAGCATCAGCCAAGGCCATCCATCATGTCTGTTTGAACCAAAAGCAAGGACTATTTAGCGGCAGTGAAAATACCAGATAA
- the LOC132167479 gene encoding uncharacterized protein LOC132167479, whose amino-acid sequence MTSAIGWYGPLIDLSNAALHVGDFVQLLVLVHRSTPVQYKLSNGGEVIRTHIQVGDNTRPFFSVSLWQKQMASLAVAGDILLLQNVKITKFGGTIEARTVQCSMLQCLIHPHESLFSKGVDDLIANCRVGITTKEKLRKVIGWVQQAGSTLCNIDLHSYQKKRHFSRNWKVVEERKSRDCVSLSEVSCLTNSCKAVFHASVGEIFLPFIQIALGDFEEEKMFLSRRLYRTGDDSLAEDLICTGCQLCGSPLNLEYRSMFEQNTIPLYCSKSSDRLHAVSLIYRPFMLYVWDESKYLPLLVRNKAAEVLFGNIKAERVYLCYRGQSHDWNPNPKDVQGSDSSYAHKNLKWKENHHCDKKMNFYSIWLIFLKLLLQQGKNTPLKFEVTVNASLDRANGRFEMVSMSMPCFRAK is encoded by the exons ATGACGTCAGCAATCGGATGGTACGGACCTCTAATCGACCTCTCCAACGCCGCTCTCCACGTCGGCGATTTCGTTCAGCTTCTCGTTCTAGTTCACCGGTCCACGCCTGTTCAG TATAAGCTGTCGAATGGCGGAGAGGTGATAAGGACACACATTCAGGTCGGCGACAACACGCGACCATTTTTTTCGGTGTCCCTATGGCAGAAACAAATGGCATCATTGGCAGTTGCTGGTGATATCCTACTTCTACAAA ATGTCAAGATTACAAAATTTGGAGGTACTATTGAGGCCAGAACTGTTCAGTGCTCAATGTTACAATGTTTGATCCACCCTCACGAATCACTTTTCTCAAAGG gTGTTGATGACTTAATAGCCAATTGTCGAGTTGGGATAACAACAAAGGAAAAGCTTAGGAAGGTGATAGGATGGGTGCAGCAAGCTGGATCCACTCTTTGCAATATTGACTTGCACAGTTATCAA AAAAAGAGGCATTTTTCAAGAAACTGGAAAGTGGTGGAAGAGAGAAAATCTAGGGACTGTGTTTCCCTTTCAGAGGTATCATGTCTAACAAACTCCTGCAAGGCAGTTTTTCATGCATCGGTTGGGGAAATTTTTCTGCCATTTATCCAGATAGCTCTTGGTGATTTCGAGGAGGAAAAGATGTTTCTCAGCAGGAGATTATATAGAACTGGAGATGATAGTTTAGCGGAGGATCTCATTTGCACTGGCTGCCAGCTGTGTGGTTCCCCGTTGAATTTGGAGTATAG GTCCATGTTTGAGCAAAACACCATTCCACTCTATTGCTCAAAAAGTTCAGACCGTCTTCATGCAGTAAGCTTGATATATAGACCCTttatg TTATACGTATGGGATGAATCAAAATACTTGCCCCTCCTCGTCAGGAACAAGGCTGCAGAAGTCTTGTTTGGAAACATCAAGGCTGAAAGAGTCTACTTATGCTATAGAGGGCAAAGCCATGACTGGAACCCTAATCCAAAAGATGTTCAAGGTTCTGATTCTTCATATGCACATAAGAATCTCAAATGGAAGGAAAATCACCATTGTGATAAAAAGATGAACTTCTATTCgatttggttaatttttctgaaattgtTGTTGCAACAAGGAAAAAACACTCCTTTGAAATTTGAAGTTACTGTAAATGCTAGTTTAGATAGGGCAAACGGGAGGTTTGAAATGGTTTCTATGTCAATGCCATGCTTCAGAGCAAAATGA